In the genome of Streptobacillus ratti, the window ATTTCATAATCTAATTCTTTAAATTCTAAATTATATGCGTTAATTAAGTTTAAAACACCTTTATCATAATTTTTATCTTTTAATGCAATTGAAGCAATATTTAAATATATTACTGATTTGAAATTTTCTATTTCTTTTTTCTTATAATCCTTTGGTAATTTATCAAAATATGATAATACATTTTCAAAATTATTTTTTCCTAATTCTAACAATGCTAAATTAAATATTGCTTCCTTTACATTATTTTTAAGTCCTAATTTTAACATTTCTTCTAATTTTGCATCATCTCCTATAAGATAATATACATATGAAAGTGAATTAATAGCATTAGCATCTCCATTTTTCGCTTCTTCTATATATCTATATACTTGATTTGCATCTATATTTTTATCTTTAAATTCATTAAGTTCTTTTTTAGTAAAGTAATTATCATTTGAATCATTTTTATTATCCAATAATTTAGTAAGTCGAGCTGAATCTACACTAACAATTTCTACTTCTATACCATTTTCATCTAATTCATTTACAGTAACATTTTCTTCTACATTATTAGAACATGCTATAAGAAATATAAAGAAAATATATATTAATTTTTTCATAAATTCAGCTCCTCCTTACCTATTTTTTAAACTTAATAAATACCTTTATTAATTCATTTATTATAAACGGAATAATTGCTAAGATTATTACTATATCCCAATCAAAAATTCCTAATGATTGTACTTTAAATATTTTTGCTACAAATGGTATATTTATTAACAGTATTTGTAAAACTATCCCTATAATGAAAGATATATTTAAATACTTATTAGTAAATAATCCAACTTTTAGTGTAGTTGTATCTTCTACCCTCATAGTATATGAATAAAATAGTTGTGATACTGTAAGAACAATAAATGCCATCGTTCTTGCATGAGTTAAAGCATGATGTCCCTCAGTAAGTGTTCTAATCTCAGCTAAAGTTTTAAACCCTTCTTCTCTCAAGCCTATATAAAAAGCAAGTAATGTAAATATACCTATTAATGAACCACCTATAAATGCACGTGTTGCTGCACCTCTTGCAAAGAAACTTTCTTTAGGTAGTCTAGGTTTTTCATCCATAACTAATTTATTGCCTGGATCAAGTCCTAATGAGATAGCCGGTAATGTATCAGTAACAAGATTAATCCACAATAACTGTGTTGCAATTAAAGGAATAGGTAATCCAAGTAATGTCGCAAAGAATATACATATTACTTCTCCTAAATTACATGAAAGTAAAAACATTATTGTTTTTTTAATATTATTATATATATTTCTACCCTCTTCTACAGCTTTAACTATAGTTGTAAAATTATCATCTAGTAATATCATATCAGAAGCACCTTTAGAAACATCTGTTCCAGTAATACCCATAGCTACTCCTATATCAGCCTTTTTAAGTGATGGTGCATCATTAACTCCATCTCCTGTCATAGATACTATATTACCTTTTAATTTTAAAGCTTCAACTATATTAACCTTATGTTCAGGTGATACTCTTGCAAATACAGAATATTTATCTACATTATCATAAAAATATTTTTTATCTAATTTATCTATTTCAGGCCCTGTTATACTTTCTGAAATATCTTTTGCTATATTTAACTCTTTAGCTATAGCCACAGCAGTATTTTTATGATCCCCTGTTATCATAACAACTTTAATTCCTGCCTTTTGAGCCGTTAATATTGAACCTTTAACTTCCTCTCTTGGTGGATCTATCATACCAACTATACCAACTAAAATTAAATCTTTTTCTAATTCTTCACTTTCTAAGTATACATCACTTTCCTTATAACCTAACCCTAAAACTCTTAAAGCTTCATTAGACATTTCTATGCTTTTTTCTAAAATATGTGATTTATGCTCATCTGTTAATTCCATTACTTCATTACCTATTTTAAT includes:
- a CDS encoding tetratricopeptide repeat protein translates to MKKLIYIFFIFLIACSNNVEENVTVNELDENGIEVEIVSVDSARLTKLLDNKNDSNDNYFTKKELNEFKDKNIDANQVYRYIEEAKNGDANAINSLSYVYYLIGDDAKLEEMLKLGLKNNVKEAIFNLALLELGKNNFENVLSYFDKLPKDYKKKEIENFKSVIYLNIASIALKDKNYDKGVLNLINAYNLEFKELDYEIANVYRTMGDQENLIKWLIISSNNKNINAKKDLAEVYYHSDQIDKALKIFEELYSLGEIEYARMLYFVNYRLLNNRQALKWYNISRSLGIVEMNLELEKLKGFYN
- a CDS encoding cation-translocating P-type ATPase is translated as MEFKQSIEEVLKKQNVDKNVGLSEEEAKKRLEIYGENKLEESKKKTLISRFIDQLKDVLIYVLIIASILNVIAHYPDGFTEAVIILMVVLINAIVGVVQEAKAEKTLEALKKLSSPKAVVKREGKIYEIDSKYLVPGDILIIDAGRFIPADLRLIETQNLQVEESAFTGESHVVTKDAKYITDQDNLPMGDKINLAYSSTLATYGRGEGVVIKTGMNTEIGKIAKALNTDEDSTTPLQKKLDKLGKTLGYIAIIVCIIIFGLGVFQGRGAVEMMITAVSLAVAAIPEGLVAIVAIVLSTGVTRMSRNKAIVKRLPAVETLGSVNVICSDKTGTLTQNKMTVVKDYSMDNKELLMSGLSLCSDATETVGDPTEIALVVYANKHGLNKDDLNIKNRRVNEFAFDSDRKLMSTLHENGNKYISFTKGAIDNIISLCKYIKIGNEVMELTDEHKSHILEKSIEMSNEALRVLGLGYKESDVYLESEELEKDLILVGIVGMIDPPREEVKGSILTAQKAGIKVVMITGDHKNTAVAIAKELNIAKDISESITGPEIDKLDKKYFYDNVDKYSVFARVSPEHKVNIVEALKLKGNIVSMTGDGVNDAPSLKKADIGVAMGITGTDVSKGASDMILLDDNFTTIVKAVEEGRNIYNNIKKTIMFLLSCNLGEVICIFFATLLGLPIPLIATQLLWINLVTDTLPAISLGLDPGNKLVMDEKPRLPKESFFARGAATRAFIGGSLIGIFTLLAFYIGLREEGFKTLAEIRTLTEGHHALTHARTMAFIVLTVSQLFYSYTMRVEDTTTLKVGLFTNKYLNISFIIGIVLQILLINIPFVAKIFKVQSLGIFDWDIVIILAIIPFIINELIKVFIKFKK